A part of Laspinema palackyanum D2c genomic DNA contains:
- a CDS encoding Tic22 family protein, producing MKSLVRWSATLGLMGSVLLGQFLPGMNRAIALPAQEIMKKLESVLVFTITNAEGTPLIASVTNNNEEASIASFFMSQRDAEEFIQKIQQQNPELAGNTQVVPVSLAKVYELEQANANNPDRVEFAFIPVQQQVQFAAEELQQEGQEIPQSNGMPLFNGVPLFYATIGPQQGYLTIEQNGQQMIPIFFNRQQLESMLTRVREQQPDLAPSIDVRVSNLDKVIAELENNNDPAVTKIVLVPSTETLEYLQSIPQPEPAEP from the coding sequence ATGAAATCATTAGTACGCTGGAGTGCAACTCTCGGTTTAATGGGAAGCGTTCTTCTGGGACAATTCCTACCCGGAATGAATCGGGCGATCGCATTGCCTGCCCAAGAAATCATGAAAAAACTAGAATCCGTCCTAGTTTTTACAATTACGAACGCAGAAGGCACTCCCTTAATCGCATCGGTCACCAATAATAACGAAGAAGCTTCCATCGCCAGCTTCTTTATGAGTCAACGGGATGCTGAGGAGTTTATTCAAAAAATACAACAACAAAATCCAGAGTTAGCGGGCAACACCCAAGTTGTCCCCGTTTCTTTGGCCAAGGTTTATGAATTAGAACAAGCCAATGCCAATAATCCCGATCGCGTAGAATTTGCATTCATTCCCGTCCAACAACAGGTGCAATTTGCCGCTGAAGAATTGCAGCAGGAAGGTCAGGAAATTCCGCAATCTAATGGGATGCCTTTATTTAATGGCGTACCGCTCTTTTATGCAACAATTGGCCCACAACAAGGCTATTTGACCATCGAACAAAACGGTCAGCAAATGATTCCCATCTTTTTCAATCGACAGCAGTTGGAATCCATGTTAACCCGGGTGCGGGAACAACAGCCAGATTTAGCGCCCAGCATTGATGTTCGGGTGAGTAATCTGGATAAAGTCATCGCCGAGTTAGAAAACAATAATGACCCAGCGGTGACAAAGATTGTCCTGGTTCCTTCCACGGAAACCTTGGAATATCTCCAGTCCATCCCTCAACCCGAACCGGCAGAACCTTAA